One region of Azospirillum lipoferum 4B genomic DNA includes:
- a CDS encoding branched-chain amino acid ABC transporter ATP-binding protein/permease, whose protein sequence is MEKLALLAGALALLVYAFAFASPYGLRVLTVAGVYALATFGFQIVFGLGGALSLAQGAFFGVGAYVTGILGSRYGLGFEATFPLSMLVPLLLALPVGLAVLRLESHYFALATLGIAQVLHLLAVNLPELTGGSNGLAGVPAVVLFGWTVPRGLPMAALVWGLVALGGLVGWRLARGRLGRSLTMLRDDPLAAGTLGLDVGRLRLAAFGISALFAGAAGALAVHTQRVVSPEVLEFPVMVSILTIAIVGGRGRMAGAVLGAVLLLHLPEWFRFLERGYLVVYGAALLLTVLLAPDGLTGLLDRAAGRLFGRPARALPEAREPPPPVAIDGMTVEELVKSFGGVRAVDGVSLELRPGGITGLIGPNGSGKTTVINLLSGLERPDAGRVWLGGRDVTGARADRLARAGLARSFQAAILPEGAGVLDAVAAARLAVDPDAATAEAHARWALDRLGVGELAGQGCDGLPAALRRRVELARALVRRPAVLLLDEPAAGLTDGEKAELAALLRELAGEGMAVLLVEHDMGFLLPLAGRVLCLDRGQVIYDGLADGVRRDATVAAAYLGRAGTA, encoded by the coding sequence GTGGAGAAGCTTGCGCTGCTCGCCGGCGCCCTCGCCCTGCTGGTCTACGCGTTCGCCTTCGCCTCTCCCTATGGGCTGCGCGTGCTGACAGTTGCCGGTGTCTATGCGCTGGCGACCTTCGGGTTCCAGATCGTCTTCGGGCTCGGCGGCGCGTTGTCGCTCGCCCAGGGCGCCTTCTTCGGTGTCGGCGCCTATGTGACGGGCATTCTCGGCAGCCGCTATGGGTTGGGCTTCGAGGCGACCTTTCCGCTGTCGATGCTGGTGCCGCTCCTGCTGGCGCTGCCGGTCGGGCTGGCGGTGCTGCGGCTGGAATCCCACTATTTCGCCCTGGCGACGTTGGGCATCGCGCAGGTTCTGCATTTGCTGGCGGTCAACCTGCCGGAGCTGACCGGCGGCTCCAACGGGCTGGCCGGGGTGCCGGCGGTGGTGCTGTTCGGCTGGACGGTGCCGCGCGGGCTGCCGATGGCGGCGCTGGTCTGGGGGCTGGTGGCGCTCGGCGGGCTGGTGGGGTGGCGGCTGGCGCGCGGGCGGCTCGGACGGTCGCTGACCATGCTGCGCGACGATCCGCTGGCGGCGGGAACGCTGGGGCTCGACGTCGGGCGGCTGCGGCTGGCGGCCTTCGGCATCAGCGCCCTGTTCGCCGGTGCGGCCGGAGCGCTGGCGGTCCACACCCAGCGCGTCGTCTCGCCGGAGGTGCTGGAGTTCCCGGTCATGGTCTCCATCCTCACCATCGCCATCGTCGGCGGGCGGGGGCGGATGGCCGGCGCGGTGCTGGGTGCCGTGCTGCTGCTGCATCTGCCGGAATGGTTCCGCTTTCTGGAGCGCGGCTATCTGGTCGTCTATGGCGCGGCGTTGCTGCTGACCGTGCTGCTGGCGCCCGACGGGCTGACCGGACTGCTCGACCGTGCCGCCGGCCGCCTGTTCGGCCGTCCGGCCCGTGCCCTGCCGGAGGCGCGCGAACCGCCGCCGCCCGTTGCCATAGACGGGATGACGGTGGAGGAACTGGTCAAGTCCTTCGGCGGCGTGCGGGCGGTGGACGGCGTTTCGCTGGAGTTGCGGCCGGGCGGCATCACCGGGCTGATCGGCCCCAACGGGTCGGGCAAGACGACGGTCATCAACCTGCTGTCGGGGCTGGAGCGGCCGGATGCCGGGCGGGTGTGGCTCGGCGGACGGGACGTCACCGGTGCCCGCGCCGACCGTCTGGCCCGTGCCGGGCTGGCCCGCAGCTTCCAGGCGGCGATCCTGCCGGAAGGGGCCGGCGTGCTGGACGCAGTGGCCGCCGCCCGCCTTGCCGTCGATCCCGACGCGGCGACGGCGGAGGCGCATGCCCGCTGGGCGCTCGACCGGCTGGGAGTCGGCGAGCTTGCCGGGCAGGGCTGCGACGGGTTGCCGGCGGCGCTGCGGCGGCGGGTGGAACTGGCCCGCGCCCTGGTCCGCCGGCCCGCCGTGCTGCTGCTGGACGAGCCCGCCGCCGGGCTGACCGACGGCGAGAAGGCGGAACTTGCCGCCCTGCTGCGCGAACTGGCGGGGGAGGGGATGGCGGTCCTGCTGGTGGAGCATGACATGGGCTTCCTGTTGCCCTTGGCCGGCCGGGTGCTGTGCCTCGACCGTGGGCAGGTGATCTATGACGGCCTGGCCGATGGGGTGCGCCGGGATGCGACGGTGGCGGCGGCCTATCTCGGCCGGGCAGGAACCGCATGA
- a CDS encoding ABC transporter ATP-binding protein, which produces MSALLSIRGMTAGYGGATALNGVSLSVAAGETVALLGANGAGKSTLLKALLGLVPAQGELRFDGGDLGPLATEVRVRRGIGYVPEGRRVFPGMSVRDNLEVAGLPAARDRAQDVERVFALFPDLAVKSRDSAWRLSGGQQQMLSLGRALMGRPHLLLLDEPSLGLSPKLADEVFAAVGRIAAAGTAVLLAEQSAARALTVAPRAVLLRLGRVVGDGPVASLSDKVLREAFFGV; this is translated from the coding sequence ATGAGCGCGCTGCTGTCCATCCGCGGCATGACCGCCGGCTATGGCGGGGCGACGGCGCTCAATGGTGTTTCGCTGAGCGTCGCGGCGGGGGAGACGGTGGCGCTGCTCGGTGCCAACGGGGCGGGAAAGTCGACGCTGCTGAAGGCGCTGCTCGGCCTCGTGCCGGCGCAGGGGGAGCTGCGCTTCGACGGCGGCGACCTTGGGCCGCTGGCGACGGAGGTGCGGGTCCGGCGCGGCATTGGCTATGTGCCGGAGGGGCGGCGGGTCTTCCCCGGCATGAGCGTGCGCGACAATCTGGAGGTCGCCGGCCTGCCCGCCGCCCGCGACCGCGCGCAGGATGTCGAGCGCGTCTTCGCCCTGTTCCCCGATCTGGCGGTCAAGAGCCGGGACAGCGCCTGGCGCCTGTCCGGCGGCCAGCAGCAGATGCTGAGCCTCGGCCGCGCGCTGATGGGCCGGCCGCACCTGCTGCTGCTGGACGAACCGTCGCTCGGCCTGTCGCCCAAGCTGGCCGACGAGGTGTTCGCCGCGGTCGGCCGCATCGCCGCCGCCGGCACCGCCGTGTTGCTGGCCGAACAGAGTGCGGCGCGCGCCCTGACGGTCGCCCCGCGCGCCGTCCTGCTGCGGTTGGGGCGCGTGGTGGGGGACGGGCCGGTGGCGTCGCTGTCGGATAAGGTGCTGCGCGAGGCCTTCTTCGGCGTTTAG
- a CDS encoding ABC transporter permease has protein sequence MERRSRSGAALRLLNSDWVRPILLMVILLVLWDLSVRLFGVPAYLVPKPGDVVLAMIDEWPRLLSESVPTFTATLGGFALSVLFGIPIAMLIAGSRTVEAYVYPLLVFSQSIPKVAIAPLFVVWFGFGLMPKVIAAFLLGFFPVVVSAVQGFKSVDGEMMDLARSMKASRLQTFRMVSLPHALPAIFAGLKVSITLAVVGAVVGEFVGSNSGIGFVLQRSIGNFELPLMFAALTVLALMGVLLFWVIDVLERFAIPWHASQRDKFSPTV, from the coding sequence ATGGAACGTCGCTCACGCTCGGGCGCAGCGCTGCGCCTGCTCAATTCCGACTGGGTCCGCCCCATCCTGCTGATGGTCATCCTGCTGGTTCTGTGGGATCTGTCGGTCCGGCTGTTCGGGGTGCCCGCCTATCTGGTGCCGAAGCCCGGCGATGTCGTGCTGGCGATGATCGATGAATGGCCGCGGCTGCTGTCCGAATCCGTCCCGACCTTCACGGCGACGCTGGGCGGCTTTGCGCTGTCGGTCCTGTTCGGCATTCCCATCGCGATGCTGATCGCCGGATCGCGCACGGTGGAGGCCTATGTCTACCCGCTGCTGGTCTTCTCGCAGTCGATCCCCAAGGTCGCCATCGCGCCGCTGTTCGTGGTGTGGTTCGGCTTCGGCCTGATGCCGAAGGTGATCGCCGCCTTCCTGCTGGGCTTCTTTCCCGTCGTCGTCTCGGCGGTGCAGGGCTTCAAGTCGGTGGATGGCGAGATGATGGATCTGGCCCGCTCGATGAAGGCGTCGCGGCTGCAGACCTTCCGGATGGTCAGCCTGCCGCATGCGCTGCCGGCGATCTTCGCGGGCCTGAAGGTCTCCATCACCCTGGCGGTGGTGGGGGCGGTGGTCGGCGAATTCGTCGGCTCCAACTCCGGCATCGGCTTCGTCCTGCAACGCTCCATCGGCAATTTCGAACTGCCCTTGATGTTCGCGGCGCTGACCGTGCTGGCATTGATGGGCGTGCTGCTGTTCTGGGTCATCGACGTGCTGGAACGCTTCGCCATCCCCTGGCATGCCAGCCAGCGCGACAAGTTCAGCCCCACCGTCTGA
- a CDS encoding ABC transporter substrate-binding protein, whose protein sequence is MKKTIVAALCAFAASTLPAQAADKVTLMLNWYVYGEHAPFYYGKDKGLYEAEGIDLEIQEGRGSAITTQLVAAKGVTFGYVDVPTMIKAAVKGAPVTSPGVLLQTSPMSAMGFSDKNIRKPEDIKNRIVAMTPGDSMSQIWPLFLKKTGLKERDFEVVSGDAQTKLNAVINGQADLLLGYVMDQSMKIKDATGKSVTPIRFADYGVNMVSSGIIANTDTLKDNPDLVRRFMAATTKAVEEAEKAPKEAAAAILKANPKGGKPDTLQEGFELTIPLYRTKETQGMRPFQVTDANMKETVELLVEYGGLDASAKENPKRFYTRDFLPADPAAKAMNAAAK, encoded by the coding sequence ATGAAGAAAACCATCGTCGCGGCGCTCTGCGCCTTTGCCGCCTCCACCTTGCCGGCGCAGGCCGCCGACAAGGTGACGCTGATGCTGAACTGGTACGTCTACGGCGAACACGCGCCCTTCTATTACGGCAAGGACAAGGGCTTGTACGAGGCCGAAGGCATCGACCTGGAAATCCAGGAGGGCCGCGGCTCGGCGATCACCACCCAACTGGTCGCTGCCAAGGGCGTCACCTTCGGCTATGTCGACGTGCCGACCATGATCAAGGCCGCGGTGAAGGGCGCGCCGGTGACCTCGCCGGGCGTGCTGCTGCAGACCAGCCCGATGTCGGCGATGGGCTTCAGCGACAAGAACATCCGCAAGCCGGAAGACATCAAGAACCGCATCGTCGCCATGACGCCGGGCGACAGCATGTCCCAGATCTGGCCGCTGTTCCTGAAGAAGACCGGCCTGAAGGAGCGTGACTTCGAAGTGGTGTCGGGCGACGCCCAGACCAAGCTGAACGCCGTCATCAACGGACAGGCCGATTTGCTGCTGGGCTATGTCATGGACCAGAGCATGAAGATCAAGGACGCCACCGGCAAGTCGGTGACGCCGATCCGCTTCGCCGATTACGGCGTCAACATGGTCTCGTCGGGCATCATCGCCAACACCGACACGCTGAAGGACAACCCCGACCTCGTCCGCCGCTTCATGGCCGCCACCACCAAGGCGGTGGAGGAGGCGGAGAAGGCGCCGAAGGAGGCCGCGGCTGCAATCCTGAAGGCCAACCCCAAGGGCGGCAAGCCCGACACCCTGCAGGAGGGCTTCGAGCTGACCATCCCGCTCTACCGCACCAAGGAGACGCAGGGCATGCGGCCCTTCCAGGTCACCGACGCCAACATGAAGGAGACGGTGGAGCTGCTGGTCGAATATGGCGGGCTGGACGCCTCGGCCAAGGAGAACCCCAAGCGCTTCTACACCCGCGACTTCCTGCCGGCCGACCCCGCGGCGAAGGCGATGAACGCCGCCGCCAAGTGA
- a CDS encoding ABC transporter ATP-binding protein: MAQPQLKLVGEAETQRLSGAPLIRIDGVSKTYRSRDGEVPSLHPISFDVRPGEFLVVVGPSGCGKSTLLKMLAGLLPVTSGTISIEGDVVTEPHDDTGIVFQSPTLLAWRSVLRNIMLPVEIRRLPRERYLERAHKLIGMTGLTGFENKYPWQLSGGMQQRAALCRALVHDPKILLMDEPFGALDAMTRERMNVELQRIQFETGKTVILITHSIPEAVFLADRVMVMSERPGTIAATYEVPLERPRTLDVMGDPVFIQLTQTIRKHFAAQGHLD, from the coding sequence ATGGCACAGCCTCAGTTGAAACTGGTGGGCGAGGCGGAAACGCAGCGCCTGTCCGGCGCGCCGCTGATCCGCATCGACGGCGTGAGCAAGACCTACCGCAGCCGCGACGGCGAGGTGCCGTCGCTCCACCCCATCAGCTTCGACGTGCGGCCGGGGGAGTTCCTGGTGGTGGTCGGCCCGTCCGGCTGCGGCAAGTCCACCCTGCTGAAGATGCTGGCCGGGCTGCTGCCGGTCACCAGCGGCACCATCAGCATCGAAGGCGACGTGGTGACCGAGCCGCACGACGACACCGGCATCGTCTTCCAGAGCCCGACCCTGCTGGCCTGGAGGTCGGTGCTGCGCAACATCATGCTGCCGGTGGAAATCCGCCGCCTGCCGCGGGAGCGCTACCTGGAGCGCGCGCACAAGCTGATCGGGATGACCGGGCTGACGGGGTTCGAGAACAAATACCCCTGGCAGCTGTCGGGCGGCATGCAGCAGCGCGCCGCCCTGTGCCGGGCGCTGGTGCACGACCCGAAGATCCTGCTGATGGACGAGCCGTTCGGCGCGCTCGACGCCATGACCAGGGAGCGGATGAATGTCGAGCTGCAGCGCATCCAGTTCGAGACCGGCAAGACGGTGATCCTGATCACCCACTCCATCCCCGAAGCGGTGTTCCTGGCCGACCGGGTGATGGTGATGTCGGAACGCCCCGGCACCATCGCCGCCACCTACGAGGTCCCGCTGGAGCGCCCGCGGACGCTGGACGTCATGGGCGACCCGGTTTTCATCCAGCTGACCCAAACCATTCGCAAGCATTTCGCGGCGCAGGGGCATCTGGATTAG
- a CDS encoding Gfo/Idh/MocA family protein, protein MSTKRLGLIMHGVTGRMGMNQHLIRSILAIRAQGGVALSDGTRVMPDPILVGRNAEKMQELAHRHGIERWSDNLDAALENRDDVIFFDAGTTQMRPTLLEKAIRAGKHVYCEKPIATNLDEALRVVRLAAEAGVKNGTVQDKLFLPGLEKLRMLRDSGFFGRMLSVRGEFGYWVFEGDWQPAQRPSWNYREEDGGGIILDMICHWRYVLDNLFGQVKSISCLGATHIPERWDETGKPYKATADDAAYAMFELEGGVIATINSSWCTRVYRDDLVTFQVDGTNGSAVAGLTDCVIQPRQGTPRPVWNPDQKQTIDFYDTWQPVPDNAVFDNGFKVQWESFIRHVVEDAPYRHGLIEGAKGVQLVECALQSWRERRWVDVPAIEG, encoded by the coding sequence ATGAGCACCAAGCGCCTTGGCCTCATCATGCACGGCGTCACCGGGCGGATGGGCATGAACCAGCACCTGATCCGCTCGATCCTGGCGATCCGCGCCCAGGGCGGCGTGGCCCTGTCCGACGGCACGCGCGTCATGCCCGACCCGATCCTGGTCGGCCGCAATGCCGAGAAGATGCAGGAACTGGCCCACCGCCACGGCATCGAGCGCTGGAGCGACAATCTCGACGCCGCACTGGAAAACCGCGACGACGTAATCTTCTTCGATGCCGGCACCACCCAGATGCGCCCGACCCTGCTGGAAAAGGCGATCCGCGCCGGCAAGCATGTCTATTGCGAAAAGCCCATCGCCACCAACCTGGACGAGGCGCTGCGCGTCGTCCGTCTGGCGGCGGAGGCCGGGGTGAAGAACGGCACGGTGCAGGACAAGCTGTTCCTGCCGGGGCTGGAAAAGCTGCGCATGCTGCGCGACAGCGGCTTCTTCGGCCGCATGCTGTCGGTGCGCGGCGAGTTCGGCTATTGGGTGTTCGAGGGCGACTGGCAGCCGGCGCAGCGCCCGTCCTGGAACTACCGCGAGGAGGATGGCGGCGGCATCATCCTCGACATGATCTGCCACTGGCGCTATGTGCTCGACAATCTGTTCGGGCAGGTGAAGAGCATCTCCTGCCTGGGCGCCACCCACATTCCGGAACGCTGGGACGAGACGGGCAAGCCCTACAAGGCCACCGCCGACGACGCCGCCTATGCGATGTTCGAGCTTGAGGGCGGGGTTATCGCCACCATCAACTCCTCCTGGTGCACGCGGGTCTATCGCGACGATCTGGTGACCTTCCAGGTCGACGGCACCAACGGCTCGGCGGTCGCCGGCCTGACCGACTGCGTGATCCAGCCGCGCCAGGGCACGCCGCGCCCGGTTTGGAACCCCGACCAGAAGCAGACCATCGACTTCTACGACACCTGGCAGCCGGTGCCGGACAACGCCGTGTTCGACAACGGCTTCAAAGTGCAGTGGGAGTCCTTCATCCGCCATGTGGTGGAGGATGCGCCGTACCGGCACGGCCTGATCGAAGGCGCCAAGGGCGTCCAGCTGGTGGAATGCGCGCTGCAGAGCTGGCGCGAGCGCCGCTGGGTGGATGTGCCGGCCATCGAGGGGTGA
- a CDS encoding dihydrodipicolinate synthase family protein, producing MPTIHLPRPDRSIETYTLSPPRGFPARTERPLTRIAFAAAHMVADPLAEGDPWLAPAIDWDRTIAFREHLWDLGLGVAEAMDTAQRGMGLDWPTSLELIRRSLSAAKARGGVIACGAGTDHLPPENARGIDDVIRAYEEQVEAIEDLDGSIILMASRALARVAKGPEDYVRVYGRILSQVKRPVILHWLGDMFDPALAGYWGTKDIDAAMDTALSIIGDFASKVDGIKVSLLDKDKEIAMRRRLPSSVRMYTGDDFNYAELIEGDGQHHSDALLGIFDAIAPAAASALAHLADGDQAAFHDILAPTVPLSRHIFKAPTRFYKTGVVFMAYLNGHQDHFTMVGGQESTRSTLHLAELFRLADKAGLLSDPDRAAQRMAAVLAVRGIS from the coding sequence ATGCCCACCATCCACCTCCCCCGTCCCGACCGCAGCATCGAGACCTACACCCTCTCCCCGCCGCGCGGCTTTCCCGCCCGCACCGAGCGGCCGCTGACCCGCATCGCCTTCGCCGCCGCCCATATGGTCGCCGACCCGCTGGCGGAGGGTGATCCATGGCTGGCCCCGGCCATCGACTGGGACCGGACCATCGCCTTCCGCGAGCATCTGTGGGATCTCGGTCTCGGCGTCGCCGAGGCGATGGACACGGCGCAGCGCGGCATGGGGCTGGACTGGCCGACCTCGCTGGAGCTGATCCGCCGCTCACTGTCGGCCGCCAAGGCGCGCGGTGGGGTGATCGCCTGCGGCGCCGGCACCGACCATCTGCCGCCGGAAAACGCCCGCGGCATCGACGACGTCATCCGCGCCTATGAGGAGCAGGTCGAGGCCATCGAGGATCTCGACGGCAGCATCATTCTGATGGCGTCGCGTGCGCTGGCCCGCGTCGCCAAGGGGCCGGAGGATTACGTCCGCGTCTATGGCCGCATCCTGTCGCAGGTGAAGCGGCCGGTGATCCTGCATTGGCTGGGCGACATGTTCGACCCGGCGCTGGCCGGCTATTGGGGCACCAAGGATATCGACGCGGCGATGGACACCGCGCTGTCGATCATCGGCGACTTCGCGTCCAAGGTCGACGGCATCAAGGTCTCGCTGCTCGACAAGGACAAGGAGATCGCCATGCGGCGGCGCCTGCCAAGTAGTGTCCGCATGTATACCGGCGACGACTTCAACTATGCGGAGCTGATCGAGGGCGACGGGCAGCATCATTCCGACGCGCTGCTCGGCATCTTCGACGCCATCGCGCCGGCCGCAGCATCGGCACTCGCCCATCTGGCCGACGGCGACCAGGCGGCGTTCCACGACATCCTCGCCCCCACCGTTCCGCTGTCGCGCCACATCTTCAAGGCGCCGACCCGCTTCTACAAGACCGGCGTCGTCTTCATGGCCTATCTGAACGGCCATCAGGACCACTTCACCATGGTCGGCGGGCAGGAGAGCACGCGCTCCACCTTGCATCTGGCGGAGCTGTTCCGGCTGGCCGACAAGGCCGGGCTGCTGTCCGATCCTGACCGGGCGGCGCAGCGGATGGCGGCGGTGCTGGCGGTGCGGGGGATTTCGTGA
- a CDS encoding sugar phosphate isomerase/epimerase family protein, with amino-acid sequence MPDFKTRDFSGDHRWLSINTATVRKQGDLVEILDACTRRGIRAVAPWRDQVAAVGLDAAVRAVRTGELALSGYCRGGMFPADPSKAAEVRDDNRRAVDEAAALGAVCLVLVVGGLPQYSRPGSPASKDLALARSQVEDGIAELLDYAREAGMPLAIEPLHPMYAADRACVNTMAQALDLCDRLDPGRSGALGVAVDVYHVWWDPQLEAQIRRAGRERLLAFHVCDWLVPTTDLLLDRGMMGDGVIDIPRIRGWVEESGFTGFSEVEIFSQGNWWEKPMGEVLDTCIERHRSVV; translated from the coding sequence ATGCCCGATTTCAAGACAAGAGACTTCTCCGGAGATCATCGCTGGCTGTCGATCAACACCGCGACGGTCCGCAAGCAGGGCGATCTGGTTGAGATCCTCGACGCCTGCACCCGCCGCGGCATCCGCGCGGTTGCGCCCTGGCGCGATCAGGTGGCGGCGGTCGGGCTCGACGCTGCGGTGCGGGCGGTGCGGACGGGGGAACTGGCGCTGTCCGGCTATTGCCGCGGCGGCATGTTCCCGGCCGACCCGTCGAAGGCGGCGGAGGTCCGCGACGACAACCGGCGCGCGGTGGACGAGGCGGCGGCGCTGGGGGCGGTGTGCCTCGTGCTGGTGGTCGGCGGACTGCCGCAATATTCCCGCCCCGGATCGCCGGCCAGCAAGGACTTGGCCCTCGCCCGCTCGCAGGTGGAGGACGGCATCGCCGAACTGCTGGATTATGCCCGCGAGGCCGGCATGCCGCTGGCCATCGAGCCGCTGCACCCGATGTATGCCGCCGACCGCGCCTGCGTGAACACGATGGCCCAGGCGCTCGACCTCTGCGACCGGCTGGATCCGGGGCGGTCGGGGGCGCTGGGGGTGGCGGTCGACGTTTATCATGTCTGGTGGGATCCGCAGCTGGAGGCGCAGATCCGCCGTGCCGGAAGGGAACGGCTGCTGGCCTTCCATGTCTGCGACTGGCTGGTGCCGACCACCGACCTGCTGCTCGACCGCGGCATGATGGGCGACGGCGTCATCGACATTCCGCGCATCCGCGGCTGGGTGGAGGAAAGCGGCTTCACCGGCTTTTCGGAGGTGGAGATCTTTTCGCAAGGCAACTGGTGGGAAAAGCCGATGGGCGAGGTGCTGGACACCTGCATCGAGCGGCACCGCAGCGTGGTTTGA
- a CDS encoding TetR/AcrR family transcriptional regulator, translated as MDSLTDAPEPVQPAPTPNRAATPAKATRDPEGTRARIMAAATEEFARYGLGGARIDRIAEQAGTNKRMLYYHVGNKEELYLAVLEGAYAHIRATERTLNLEKLAPPEAIARLIEFTWQYFIDHPEFMALLNIENLHRAELLKTSAHVQSMHSPFVQMIADVLARGVEQGVFRAGVDPVQLYISIAGLSYFYLSNVHTLSVIFGRDLLAEPAREERLGHMVELVLKALRP; from the coding sequence ATGGACAGCCTGACCGACGCACCCGAGCCGGTGCAGCCCGCACCGACGCCGAACAGAGCTGCCACGCCGGCCAAGGCGACCCGCGATCCGGAAGGGACGCGGGCCCGCATCATGGCCGCCGCGACGGAGGAGTTCGCACGCTACGGCCTGGGCGGCGCCCGCATCGACCGCATCGCCGAGCAGGCCGGCACCAACAAGCGCATGCTCTACTACCATGTCGGCAACAAGGAGGAGCTGTATCTGGCGGTCCTCGAAGGCGCCTATGCCCATATCCGCGCCACCGAACGCACGCTGAACCTGGAGAAGCTGGCCCCGCCCGAGGCCATCGCGCGGCTGATCGAATTCACCTGGCAGTATTTCATCGATCACCCCGAATTCATGGCGCTGCTGAACATCGAGAACCTGCACCGGGCGGAGTTGCTGAAGACCTCCGCCCATGTCCAGTCGATGCATTCGCCCTTCGTCCAGATGATCGCCGACGTGCTGGCGCGCGGGGTGGAGCAGGGGGTGTTCCGGGCCGGGGTGGATCCGGTGCAGCTCTATATCTCCATCGCCGGACTGTCCTATTTCTACCTGTCCAACGTCCACACGCTGTCGGTCATCTTCGGCCGCGACCTGCTGGCCGAACCGGCGCGGGAGGAGCGGCTCGGCCATATGGTGGAACTGGTCCTGAAGGCATTGCGGCCCTGA
- a CDS encoding universal stress protein produces MKLRMLVPLHTYPDGNPDSIARQVAMYAGHLQADVCALACNIDLPNPSSILGSLAINVPAMIREAKAGSRARSAALIDAMRAELDPLGIPLRSLEAERYPAEFGDVIARQARYHDIVLFGLGRRDGLPRLTAEAVIFGSGRPTLLVPETAPTEAPDHVVIAWDGGSAAARAVSDAHPFLRRAGTVSIVTVAGEKPLADDHAGERLAEYLADHDIEAQPSRLQGDDRPIADILQAHVRDVGAGLLVMGGFGHSRMRDFVLGGATRGILEDLRVPVLVSH; encoded by the coding sequence ATGAAACTGCGGATGCTCGTTCCCCTTCACACCTATCCCGACGGCAATCCCGACAGCATCGCCCGGCAGGTGGCGATGTATGCCGGTCACCTGCAGGCGGATGTCTGCGCTCTCGCCTGCAACATCGACCTGCCGAACCCGTCCAGCATCCTGGGCTCCCTGGCCATCAACGTGCCCGCGATGATCCGGGAGGCGAAGGCCGGAAGCCGCGCGCGGTCGGCGGCGCTGATCGACGCCATGAGGGCCGAGCTGGACCCGCTGGGGATCCCGCTGCGCAGCCTGGAGGCCGAGCGCTATCCAGCGGAGTTCGGCGACGTCATCGCCCGTCAGGCGCGCTATCACGACATCGTCCTGTTCGGCTTGGGCCGGCGCGACGGACTGCCGCGCCTGACCGCAGAAGCCGTGATCTTCGGGTCCGGCCGCCCCACCCTTCTGGTTCCGGAAACGGCGCCGACCGAGGCCCCGGACCATGTGGTGATCGCCTGGGACGGCGGGAGTGCCGCCGCGCGGGCCGTATCCGATGCCCATCCATTCCTGCGCCGCGCCGGAACGGTCAGCATCGTCACGGTGGCCGGTGAGAAGCCTCTGGCGGACGACCATGCGGGCGAACGGCTGGCGGAGTATCTGGCCGATCACGACATCGAGGCCCAGCCGTCCCGGCTGCAGGGCGACGACCGACCCATCGCGGACATCCTGCAGGCGCATGTCCGCGATGTGGGCGCGGGGCTGCTGGTGATGGGAGGCTTCGGCCATTCCCGGATGAGGGATTTCGTCCTGGGCGGCGCCACGCGGGGAATATTGGAGGATCTTCGGGTTCCCGTGCTCGTCTCGCACTGA